In Natranaerovirga hydrolytica, the sequence CGCTGGCAATGACATAGTATAACCACCGGCAAGTCCTGTTGGTATAATAGAAATACTATGAACAGAGTCTATCTCAGAGAGCACTTCATGCATAATGGCATGACCGGCTTCATGATATGCCGTAATCCTTTTCTCTCTTTCTGACACAACACGACTTTTCTTTTCTGTTCCAATACCCACTTTGATAAATGCTTTTTGTAAATCTTCTTGTTCAATTGCTTTTTTATTTTCTCTAGCTGCATATATGGCTGCTTCATTTAGTAAGTTTTCTAAATCCGCACCTGTAAATCCAGCCGTTGTTCTTGCAACAACTTTAAAATCTACATCATCTGATATTGGCTTTCCTTTTGCATGAACTTTTAATATTTCTTCACGCCCTTTTGCATCTGGTTTGCCAACAATCACTTTTCTATCAAATCTTCCTGGTCTTAATATCGCTGGGTCTAATATGTCTACACGGTTTGTCGCCGCTATAACTATAATCCCTTCATTGATTCCAAAACCATCCATTTCAACTAACAATTGGTTAAGTGTTTGTTCTCTTTCATCATGGCCTCCACCTAAACCAGCACCTCTTTTTCTACCGACTGCATCAATTTCATCAATAAAAATAATACAAGGTGAATTTTTCTTTGCTTGCTCGAATAAGTCTCTAACTCTTGACGCACCAACCCCAACAAACATTTCAACAAAGTCTGAACCAGAAATACTAAAGAAAGGTACGCCTGCTTCTCCAGAAACCGCTTTTGCAAGTAAGGTTTTACCTGTACCAGGTGAACCAACTAGCAATACACCCTTTGGTATTCTAGCACCTACTTCAACAAATTTTCTAGGATTTTTTAAGAACTCAACTAATTCTTCTAATTCTTCTTTTTCTTCATCTAAGCCTGCAACATTTTTAAAGGTAATGCTTTTTTTATCATCTACCACCATTTTGGCTTTACTTTTACCAAAATTCATTACACGGCTACCGCCGCCACCACCTTGGGCTTGATTCATTATAAAGAAAAATAAAAATATCACTAATCCTAATGCAAATATAGATGGTAATAATGAAACCAACCAATTTGGTCTTTGAATATCACGAACATGAGAATCTACACCGTATTCTCTAGCATCAATTTCTGCTTGATGTGTATTTGTTATATAGAATTCTTCAGTTCTATTATTTTGTAAAGTAACTTGAATACTACCTGTTGGCGTTTCAGAATTCTGTATAATTTCAATTAACTCAACTTGACCTTCTTCTAAATCATTTATAAATTGATTATATCCATAGCTTGGTGTGCTTTGGTTCATTCTTTCTGTTGATAATAGTACTGCAAATAATAAAACTACTAATAATAATGCATAAAAACTTAGGCCTTTCATATTTTTTTTCAATATATTTCCTCCTCTCGTGACCTAGTAATATAAAACTAATCCATTAATCATTATACCAAACTTTCTTATGTAGGCATAAAGTTAGTTATATAAAAGATATCATAATTTAAATGTAAGTTCAATATTTATTGTTCTATAACTCCTATATATGGTAAATTCCTGTACTTTTGAGCATAATCCAATCCATATCCAACTACAAATTCATCTGGAATTTCAAATCCTACATAATCAACAGCCACATCTACTACTCTTGTTTCTGGCTTATCTAATAATGTACATATTTTCATACTGTTTGGTTTTCTTTCTTTTAGGATTTGAAGCAAATAACTTAATGTTCTTCCTGAATCTATAATATCTTCAACTACTATGATGTCTTTACCTTCAATTGAATCGTCTAAGTCTTTTACAATCTTAACAATTCCACTACTAACTTTTTCATCTCCATAGCTTGATACTGCCATAAAATCCATTGTTACTGGAACGTCTATTTTTTTTGCTAAATCGCACATAAAAACAACTCCACCTTTTAATACACAGATTAAATGTAAAGTCTTTCCAGCGTACTCTTTTGAAATTTCTTTAGCAATGGTTTCAATCCTCTCTGCTACTTTTTCTTCGGCTATTAATGTTTTAATTTTTTCCATCTGTTATGTCCTCCATACCTAAGATTTCAATCATAAGAATGTTCTTTGTCTGTTTTGTAACTTTATATTCATCACTGCTTCTATACCCTATAATCCATAAGATATTTTTTTCATCTGCTATAAGAAGTATCTGATCTCTTGTTTCTTTTGGAATTTTTTCATCTATAAAAAAATCTTTGAGTTTTTTTCTTCCATTTAACCCTTTTAATTTTATAAAGTCACCAGATTTTCTTGTTCTAACACATAAAGTATTTTCTATTTTATCATAATCAAAGCATTTCGTATATGGTTTTTTTGTCATTGTAATATCTTTTTCATTTTTTAATATTTTTGTAATTATTGTCTTATTACCTTCCATAATATGAACTTTTGAAGGGATTTTTATACCATACTCTATTGCCATTTTATTCATGCTATTATTTTCATCTATAAAAAAATCTAATGTGCTATAATTTTTTTTGACCACAATACTATTGGGTAAATTAATTTGCTTGCTGACTTCCTTATGTGCCAACTGTATTATTTGGTTGATATGAGCCGCTTCTATATTTTTTTCTGTGGATATATGCTTTATTGCCAATTGAACCACCCTTTTTCTAATGGCAATATGTTCTTTTAAAAACCCTTCTAGGTATAGTTTAATACTATTGTTTGCTTCTTCTTTTTTAATTATTGTATATTTTTCATAAGCATATTCTTGTATAAAATCATTATCTTCTTGTAAGATGTTGGCGGTTTTAACAATCTTTTTTACAAAGTTAGGATTGATATTTTTCTCTATATAAG encodes:
- the tilS gene encoding tRNA lysidine(34) synthetase TilS encodes the protein MKDKILQYIIEEKMINKEDHIVVGVSGGADSICLLHILYALKDTLNITLSAVHINHGLRKEAAIEDAAFVKALCQKFEIPCYDYYYNIKEVAKKEKVSEEEAGRIIRYNRFLKVCNEKINGKIAVGHHMDDNAETILLNLIRGTGIKGLTGIQPIRGKIIRPLLNTSRKEIMDYLSKYNIAYREDLSNYQAIYTRNKVRLNVIPYIEKNINPNFVKKIVKTANILQEDNDFIQEYAYEKYTIIKKEEANNSIKLYLEGFLKEHIAIRKRVVQLAIKHISTEKNIEAAHINQIIQLAHKEVSKQINLPNSIVVKKNYSTLDFFIDENNSMNKMAIEYGIKIPSKVHIMEGNKTIITKILKNEKDITMTKKPYTKCFDYDKIENTLCVRTRKSGDFIKLKGLNGRKKLKDFFIDEKIPKETRDQILLIADEKNILWIIGYRSSDEYKVTKQTKNILMIEILGMEDITDGKN
- the ftsH gene encoding ATP-dependent zinc metalloprotease FtsH — translated: MKGLSFYALLLVVLLFAVLLSTERMNQSTPSYGYNQFINDLEEGQVELIEIIQNSETPTGSIQVTLQNNRTEEFYITNTHQAEIDAREYGVDSHVRDIQRPNWLVSLLPSIFALGLVIFLFFFIMNQAQGGGGGSRVMNFGKSKAKMVVDDKKSITFKNVAGLDEEKEELEELVEFLKNPRKFVEVGARIPKGVLLVGSPGTGKTLLAKAVSGEAGVPFFSISGSDFVEMFVGVGASRVRDLFEQAKKNSPCIIFIDEIDAVGRKRGAGLGGGHDEREQTLNQLLVEMDGFGINEGIIVIAATNRVDILDPAILRPGRFDRKVIVGKPDAKGREEILKVHAKGKPISDDVDFKVVARTTAGFTGADLENLLNEAAIYAARENKKAIEQEDLQKAFIKVGIGTEKKSRVVSEREKRITAYHEAGHAIMHEVLSEIDSVHSISIIPTGLAGGYTMSLPAEDKYYETKRKMEQEIIALLGGRAAEKLVLDDITTGASNDIERATKIARAMVTRFGMSDLLGPIQFGDESDEVFIGRDWGHTRNYGENVAATIDSEIKRIIETAYQEATDILNDKMDILHRVSKVLLEKEKISGEEFKIIFDNNYPDPEPETV
- the hpt gene encoding hypoxanthine phosphoribosyltransferase, with the protein product MEKIKTLIAEEKVAERIETIAKEISKEYAGKTLHLICVLKGGVVFMCDLAKKIDVPVTMDFMAVSSYGDEKVSSGIVKIVKDLDDSIEGKDIIVVEDIIDSGRTLSYLLQILKERKPNSMKICTLLDKPETRVVDVAVDYVGFEIPDEFVVGYGLDYAQKYRNLPYIGVIEQ